A portion of the Sulfurospirillum diekertiae genome contains these proteins:
- a CDS encoding sulfate ABC transporter substrate-binding protein, translating into MKFFKSNNLFGVAIVVLALVAPFVHAADISLLNVSYDPTREFYKEYNQAFAKHWKELKGDNVTIRQSHGGSGAQARSVIDGLDADVVTLALAYDVDAIAEKAHAIDPNWQKRFAHNSAPYTSTIVFLVRKGNPKGIKDWDDLAKPDVKVITPNPKTSGGARWNHLAAWGYGLEKYGSEEKAREFVSKIYANVPVLDSGARGATNTFVQRGLGDILIAWENEAILSIKELGPDKFDIVVPSISILAEPSVSIVDKNVDKKGTKEVATAYLEYLYSKEGQRIAAKNYYRPTDPEIIKESEANFPKLKLFTIDAVFNGWGEAQKKHFADGGEFDKIFASIKR; encoded by the coding sequence ATGAAATTCTTCAAATCAAACAACCTCTTTGGGGTAGCCATAGTAGTTTTGGCGCTTGTAGCGCCTTTTGTTCACGCCGCAGATATCTCCTTGCTCAATGTCTCGTATGATCCAACGCGTGAGTTTTACAAAGAGTATAACCAAGCCTTTGCCAAACACTGGAAAGAGCTCAAAGGTGATAATGTCACGATTCGTCAATCACACGGAGGGTCTGGTGCACAAGCTAGAAGTGTTATAGACGGTTTGGATGCCGATGTCGTCACATTAGCCCTTGCTTATGATGTCGATGCGATTGCTGAAAAAGCACATGCGATTGACCCAAATTGGCAAAAACGCTTTGCCCATAACAGCGCACCCTACACCTCTACCATTGTCTTCTTGGTACGTAAAGGCAACCCTAAAGGGATTAAAGATTGGGATGATTTAGCCAAGCCAGATGTTAAAGTCATTACTCCAAATCCTAAAACTTCAGGAGGTGCTAGATGGAACCATTTGGCCGCATGGGGTTATGGACTTGAAAAATACGGTAGTGAAGAGAAAGCCAGAGAGTTTGTCTCTAAAATCTATGCGAATGTTCCTGTGCTCGATTCGGGAGCAAGAGGTGCGACCAATACTTTTGTCCAAAGAGGTTTGGGCGATATTTTAATTGCTTGGGAAAATGAAGCGATCTTGTCGATTAAAGAACTAGGACCGGATAAGTTTGATATTGTCGTTCCGAGCATCAGTATCCTAGCAGAGCCAAGTGTCAGCATTGTGGATAAAAATGTGGACAAAAAAGGAACGAAAGAGGTAGCAACCGCTTACTTAGAGTACCTCTACTCTAAAGAGGGACAGAGAATTGCGGCTAAAAATTACTACCGGCCAACCGATCCTGAAATTATCAAAGAGAGCGAAGCAAACTTTCCAAAGCTAAAACTCTTTACCATTGACGCCGTCTTTAACGGGTGGGGTGAAGCTCAGAAAAAACACTTTGCTGACGGTGGCGAGTTTGACAAGATCTTCGCTTCAATCAAGCGATGA
- a CDS encoding helix-turn-helix domain-containing protein, which produces MTLPIFTIKEEHFKIDKIDYLSPVPRHKHDCYELFFIFKGEGTFYVDCQSYEIHENSFFLVSPNQIHGWEYTQNLHGYLLKFDMSFFSERSFIEYLSIFHFDTVNVSESEFLSFETILKSLHVEYRMTKSFKECTITNLIQILLIYVKRALPAKPASVMTNTLFTKLNDLMHENHYQLTPVTYYAKKLKTSIKLLNQAIKESTGFNCSEFIRSKTIQEAKRLLKYDTMSCNEIADHLGFIDPAYFSRFFKREVGTSPKSFRNELDGKYNF; this is translated from the coding sequence ATGACACTACCTATTTTTACGATTAAAGAAGAACATTTTAAAATAGATAAAATAGACTATCTTTCTCCTGTTCCTAGGCATAAACATGATTGTTATGAGCTTTTCTTTATTTTTAAGGGCGAAGGAACATTTTATGTTGATTGCCAAAGTTATGAAATTCATGAGAATTCATTTTTTTTAGTATCCCCCAATCAAATTCATGGATGGGAATATACGCAAAATCTTCATGGCTACCTTCTCAAGTTTGATATGTCTTTCTTTTCTGAAAGATCATTTATTGAATATCTGTCTATTTTTCACTTTGATACCGTCAATGTTAGTGAGTCTGAATTCTTATCCTTTGAAACTATTTTGAAAAGTTTACATGTAGAATATAGGATGACAAAATCATTTAAAGAGTGCACTATCACTAACCTCATTCAAATTTTACTCATTTATGTAAAACGCGCTTTGCCAGCGAAACCAGCATCCGTCATGACAAATACATTATTTACAAAACTCAATGATCTTATGCACGAGAACCACTACCAACTCACACCTGTAACCTATTATGCTAAAAAATTAAAAACCAGTATTAAATTACTCAATCAAGCAATTAAAGAGAGTACCGGGTTTAATTGCAGTGAGTTTATTCGTTCAAAAACGATACAAGAAGCCAAAAGGCTTCTCAAATATGACACGATGTCTTGCAATGAAATTGCCGATCATTTAGGTTTTATTGACCCCGCTTATTTCAGCCGTTTCTTCAAAAGAGAAGTTGGTACTTCTCCTAAAAGCTTTCGAAATGAATTGGACGGAAAGTACAATTTTTAA
- a CDS encoding DUF190 domain-containing protein: MKGFQLVFSTLQSRKHPNGEHISHWLVEVTEKIGIKGVTILNAAQGIGRDGKLHSSTFFELADEPLEIIMNVSDTECEKLFTLLNEEKLGLFYTKTAIEYGTV; encoded by the coding sequence ATGAAAGGTTTTCAACTCGTTTTTTCAACCCTACAAAGTCGTAAACACCCAAACGGTGAACATATCAGCCATTGGCTTGTTGAAGTAACCGAAAAAATTGGCATTAAAGGCGTCACAATTTTAAACGCTGCGCAGGGAATCGGTCGTGATGGGAAACTCCACTCATCAACCTTTTTTGAGCTTGCTGATGAACCACTCGAAATCATCATGAACGTAAGCGATACAGAATGTGAAAAACTATTTACTCTTTTAAATGAAGAAAAATTAGGACTTTTTTACACCAAAACGGCTATTGAGTATGGAACAGTTTAA
- a CDS encoding YceI family protein: protein MKKLICSLLLLSGLVYAENIEIHGTSTLHDWKMVSNKTDVAFENDGSKITKLNVSVQIKTLKSGDEGLDEKAYDTLKIDRNNVITFKMVDADLAAGTIKGVFKVLDKERTETLKPEVLTLDHVSGSFKVKMTEFGLEIPSVMFGAIKSGDEVTVKYDIKK from the coding sequence GTGAAAAAATTGATTTGTAGCCTTTTGCTTTTATCTGGCTTAGTTTATGCGGAAAATATTGAGATTCATGGAACATCTACATTGCATGATTGGAAAATGGTCTCTAACAAAACCGATGTTGCTTTTGAAAATGATGGTTCTAAAATCACAAAATTGAACGTTTCTGTTCAAATTAAGACGCTAAAAAGCGGTGACGAGGGACTGGATGAAAAAGCCTATGATACCCTTAAAATTGACCGTAATAATGTCATCACCTTCAAAATGGTTGATGCAGATCTTGCAGCTGGTACGATCAAGGGTGTGTTCAAAGTATTGGATAAAGAGCGAACTGAAACATTAAAACCTGAGGTTTTAACACTTGATCATGTTTCTGGTAGCTTTAAAGTAAAAATGACTGAATTTGGTCTTGAGATTCCTTCAGTCATGTTCGGTGCCATTAAATCAGGTGATGAAGTAACCGTTAAATACGACATCAAAAAATAA
- the crcB gene encoding fluoride efflux transporter CrcB — MFYTVLAIFSGAGFGALLRWFLGTKLNSIYPSLPLGTLSANLLGGYLIGLAIAFFASNTALTPEWRLFIITGFLGGLTTFSTFSAEIVTLIQEGRLSLSIMAALLHVIGSITMTFLGIASYTLLQKGSL; from the coding sequence ATGTTTTACACCGTTTTGGCTATTTTTTCAGGTGCTGGTTTTGGCGCACTTTTACGCTGGTTTCTGGGAACAAAACTGAACAGTATCTATCCTTCACTTCCTCTAGGAACACTCAGTGCCAATCTTTTAGGTGGCTATCTTATCGGTTTGGCTATTGCTTTTTTTGCTTCCAATACAGCACTCACTCCAGAATGGCGACTTTTTATTATTACAGGTTTTTTAGGTGGGCTCACCACCTTTAGCACTTTTAGTGCCGAGATTGTTACGCTCATTCAAGAGGGGCGCTTGAGCCTGAGCATTATGGCAGCTCTTTTACATGTAATAGGTTCTATCACAATGACATTTTTAGGCATCGCCAGTTACACCCTACTTCAAAAAGGAAGCTTATGA